Proteins encoded by one window of Rutidosis leptorrhynchoides isolate AG116_Rl617_1_P2 chromosome 7, CSIRO_AGI_Rlap_v1, whole genome shotgun sequence:
- the LOC139858032 gene encoding small ribosomal subunit protein eS8-like, which yields MHKRRETGGKKKAWRKKRKYELGRQPANTKISSNKTVRRVRVRGGNVKWRALRLDTGNYSWGSEAVTRKTRILDVVYNSSNNELVRTDSCQECYCAAPFKQWYLQHYGVDIGRKKKTTASTTKKRGGGMLLIGAPEDAKKSNHVARKIEKRQEDRKLLDPHVEEQFSGGRLLVAISSRPGQCGRADGYILEGKELEFYMKKLHKKKG from the exons ATGCACAAAAGACGTGAAACTGGTGGAAAGAAGAAGGCCTGGAGAAAGAAGCGTAA GTACGAGCTCGGCAGACAGCCAGCAAACACTAAGATCTCCAGCAACAAAACTGTTAGGAGGGTGCGGGTACGTGGCGGTAATGTCAAATGGCGTGCTTTGAGGTTGGACACAGGTAATTACTCTTGGGGAAGCGAGGCTGTAACCAGAAAGACGCGTATTTTGGACGTGGTTTACAATTCATCCAACAATGAGCTGGTCAGGACCGACTCTTGTCAAGAGTGCTATTGTGCTGCTCCTTTTAAGCAATGGTATCTACAACACTATGGCGTTGATATTGGTCGTAAGAAGAAAACAACTGCTTCAACAACAAAAAAAAGAGGGGGAGGTATGTTATTGATT GGTGCACCGGAGGATGCTAAGAAGAGTAATCATGTTGCGAGGAAAATCGAAAAGCGTCAAGAGGACCGTAAATTACTTGACCCACACGTTGAAGAACAATTTTCCGGTGGGCGGCTTTTGGTGGCAATCTCTTCACGCCCTGGCCAATGTGGTCGTGCTGATGG